In Rariglobus hedericola, the following proteins share a genomic window:
- a CDS encoding LptF/LptG family permease produces the protein MNLLQRHIFASVLFTCAVAAGVFAFVLIVGNAFRDLLGYLLAGQLTIETFLKLSVLLIPYVGVHALPVGMLTGVLLVLGRMSAQHEVTAMRAAGLGLGYLSRPILLIASAGVVLSLGLNFYFMPQARTLYRNAVNDAVRQNPLRMIVEKTFIRDFPGFVIYAGGKQGGVLEDVWLWRLDKEKRVTEFLRAKTGRIDYDDESNTMKVVLVDTFSDRRNPKSPEVFANTDTQVSMGEASVDIPMENLFGQRVVSRKPSLMTLDQLLAMKKELAVAKAPLSERMRVDVALNEKAAGSLMIFAFTLLAIPLGIKVSRKETMANLGVALLLALGYYFLTFMVGWLDRSPALRPDLWVWLPPVLFISLGVWMFRRVERI, from the coding sequence ATGAACCTTCTCCAGCGCCACATCTTTGCGAGTGTGCTTTTCACCTGTGCGGTGGCTGCGGGCGTGTTCGCCTTCGTGTTAATCGTGGGCAACGCCTTCAGGGATCTGCTCGGATATCTTCTGGCGGGGCAGCTGACGATTGAGACGTTTTTAAAACTGAGCGTGCTGCTTATCCCTTATGTTGGCGTGCATGCACTGCCGGTGGGCATGTTGACGGGCGTGTTGCTGGTGCTGGGGCGGATGTCGGCCCAGCACGAAGTCACGGCGATGCGGGCGGCGGGGCTGGGCTTGGGATATTTATCGCGGCCGATCCTCTTGATCGCGTCGGCGGGTGTGGTGCTTTCACTGGGGCTGAACTTTTATTTCATGCCGCAGGCACGGACGCTTTACCGCAATGCGGTGAACGATGCGGTGCGGCAGAATCCGTTGCGCATGATCGTTGAGAAAACCTTCATCCGTGATTTTCCCGGCTTTGTGATTTACGCCGGCGGCAAGCAGGGTGGCGTGCTTGAGGACGTGTGGCTGTGGCGGTTGGACAAAGAAAAACGTGTGACTGAGTTCCTGCGCGCGAAGACCGGCCGGATCGATTATGACGATGAGTCGAACACGATGAAAGTCGTGTTGGTCGATACGTTTTCAGACCGCCGCAATCCCAAGAGTCCTGAAGTCTTCGCCAATACGGATACGCAGGTTTCGATGGGCGAGGCGTCGGTCGATATCCCGATGGAAAACCTGTTCGGCCAGCGGGTGGTTTCGCGCAAACCGAGTCTGATGACGCTCGATCAGTTGCTGGCTATGAAGAAGGAGCTGGCCGTGGCCAAAGCGCCGTTGTCGGAGCGCATGCGCGTCGATGTGGCCCTGAACGAAAAGGCGGCGGGCTCGCTGATGATCTTCGCCTTTACGCTGCTGGCGATTCCGCTGGGCATCAAAGTCTCCCGCAAGGAAACGATGGCCAATCTCGGCGTCGCGCTGTTGCTGGCGCTGGGCTATTATTTTCTGACGTTCATGGTGGGATGGCTGGATCGCTCGCCGGCGCTGCGACCCGACCTGTGGGTGTGGCTGCCGCCGGTGCTGTTTATCAGTCTGGGCGTGTGGATGTTTCGCCGGGTGGAGCGGATATGA
- the metF gene encoding methylenetetrahydrofolate reductase [NAD(P)H], which produces MNPDRPISALFAENRPLRSLEFFPPKDDAGVEALRQTATALKTIPWDFVSVTYGAGGTTRERTAQISRLLKDELGFTVMPHLTCVGHSRAELVALADQIYDGGFRNIMTLRGDPPKGATEFTVAPDGLRYANELVTLLKTRHPDFCLGVGGYPEKHPEAVSLEADLDALKRKVDAGAAFITTQLFFDNAIYHRFVDKCRAAGIIVPIVPGLMPVLSVKQVQRIATLSGSVLPAQLARRLEVAEVNPDVVEIIGIDWALTQIRDLLAHGAPGYHLYILNRAKSALALAAGLAA; this is translated from the coding sequence ATGAATCCCGACCGGCCCATCTCCGCGCTCTTCGCCGAAAACCGCCCGCTCCGCTCCCTCGAATTCTTCCCGCCGAAGGACGACGCCGGTGTTGAGGCCCTGCGTCAGACCGCCACCGCTTTGAAGACGATTCCCTGGGATTTCGTGTCCGTCACTTACGGCGCCGGCGGCACTACCCGCGAACGCACTGCCCAAATCAGCCGCCTCCTCAAAGATGAGCTCGGCTTCACCGTAATGCCCCACCTCACGTGCGTGGGCCACAGCCGCGCTGAACTCGTCGCGCTCGCCGACCAGATTTACGACGGCGGTTTCCGCAACATCATGACACTCCGCGGCGACCCGCCCAAGGGCGCCACCGAGTTCACCGTCGCGCCCGACGGCCTCCGCTACGCCAACGAACTCGTCACGCTTCTCAAAACCCGCCACCCCGATTTCTGTCTCGGTGTCGGCGGCTATCCCGAAAAACACCCCGAAGCCGTCTCGCTCGAAGCCGACCTCGACGCCCTCAAGCGCAAGGTCGACGCCGGCGCCGCGTTCATCACCACGCAGCTCTTCTTCGACAACGCTATCTATCACCGCTTCGTCGATAAATGCCGCGCCGCTGGCATTATTGTTCCGATTGTCCCCGGACTCATGCCGGTCCTCTCGGTGAAACAGGTCCAGCGCATCGCCACGCTCTCCGGCTCGGTGTTGCCCGCGCAACTCGCCCGCCGTCTCGAAGTCGCCGAAGTGAACCCCGACGTCGTCGAGATCATCGGCATCGACTGGGCGCTCACCCAAATCCGCGACCTCCTCGCCCACGGCGCCCCCGGCTATCACCTTTACATCCTGAACCGCGCCAAGAGCGCCCTCGCCCTCGCAGCGGGTCTCGCCGCATAA
- the odhB gene encoding 2-oxoglutarate dehydrogenase complex dihydrolipoyllysine-residue succinyltransferase has protein sequence MSLIEVKIPPLGESISSGVLAKWHVADGDVVKKDQPLFELETDKITSEGVAESAGKITFKVQPGTEVKIGEVVATIDSSAAGATPAPAAAAPAAKEAAPAPAKTAASTEQSPAVRRVAAETNIDVSKVEGTGKAGRVTKGDVLAAAESAPKASTVSAAVAAAPSSALPASAPVVTAPATGRRSRVKMSKLRQTIAKRLVSAQHEAAMLTTFNEVDMSAVMELRKKYQDDFVKKNGVKLGFMSFFTKAVVQALKDVPAINAQLDGDEVIQNHYFDISMAVSTEKGLVVPVVRDCDKLDMAGIEKAIGEVAKKARDGKLGLPDFEGGCFTITNGGIFGSMLSTPIINAPQSAILGLHAINDRPVALNGQVVIRPMMYLALSYDHRLVDGKEAVTFLVKIKQAIEDPTRLLLSV, from the coding sequence ATGTCCCTCATCGAAGTCAAAATCCCGCCCCTCGGCGAATCCATCAGCTCTGGCGTCCTCGCCAAGTGGCACGTCGCCGACGGCGACGTCGTCAAGAAGGACCAGCCCCTCTTCGAACTCGAAACCGACAAAATCACCTCAGAAGGCGTCGCCGAATCCGCCGGCAAGATCACGTTCAAGGTTCAGCCCGGCACCGAAGTGAAAATCGGTGAAGTCGTCGCCACCATCGATTCCTCCGCCGCCGGCGCCACTCCTGCACCCGCCGCTGCCGCTCCGGCCGCAAAGGAAGCCGCCCCCGCGCCCGCCAAGACTGCCGCCTCCACCGAGCAATCGCCCGCCGTCCGTCGCGTTGCCGCCGAGACCAACATCGACGTCAGCAAGGTCGAAGGCACCGGTAAAGCCGGTCGCGTCACCAAGGGCGATGTCCTCGCTGCCGCCGAATCCGCTCCGAAAGCCTCGACGGTTTCCGCCGCTGTCGCCGCCGCCCCCTCTTCCGCTTTGCCTGCCTCCGCGCCCGTGGTCACCGCACCCGCCACCGGCCGCCGCTCCCGCGTCAAGATGAGCAAACTCCGCCAGACCATCGCCAAGCGCCTGGTCTCCGCCCAGCACGAGGCCGCCATGCTCACCACCTTCAACGAGGTCGACATGTCCGCCGTCATGGAGCTCCGCAAAAAATATCAGGACGACTTCGTCAAAAAGAACGGCGTGAAGCTCGGCTTCATGAGCTTCTTCACCAAGGCCGTCGTGCAGGCACTCAAAGACGTTCCCGCCATCAACGCCCAGCTCGACGGCGACGAGGTCATCCAGAACCACTACTTCGACATCAGCATGGCCGTCTCCACCGAGAAGGGCCTTGTCGTCCCCGTGGTGCGCGACTGTGACAAACTCGACATGGCCGGCATCGAGAAGGCCATCGGCGAAGTCGCCAAGAAAGCCCGCGACGGCAAACTTGGCCTCCCCGATTTTGAAGGCGGCTGCTTCACCATCACCAACGGCGGCATCTTCGGCTCGATGCTCTCCACCCCGATCATCAACGCCCCCCAGAGCGCGATCCTCGGACTCCACGCGATCAACGATCGCCCCGTCGCCCTCAACGGTCAGGTGGTCATCCGTCCGATGATGTATCTCGCCCTCAGCTACGACCACCGCCTCGTGGACGGCAAAGAAGCCGTCACCTTCCTCGTCAAAATCAAGCAGGCCATCGAAGACCCGACCCGCCTTCTCCTCAGCGTCTGA
- the rlmN gene encoding 23S rRNA (adenine(2503)-C(2))-methyltransferase RlmN, with the protein MKFTPAKPPLTGETLDTLTTRLREKGEPAFRAKQILEWVYKKRARTWDDMTNLSKPLRTWLDETFELMPASLVLGKQSTDVTDKLLLEMGDRSLIETVIIRVPQEGVGLDESRKTICISTQVGCAMACAFCASGLAGLKRDLNAGEIVAQLLHVCYREDARTPRARMELASFDNIVVMGMGEPLANYDNIIRALTIVNAEWGLGVGARRITLSTSGLVPKILKLAEEPLGIRLAISLHGATNEVREKIMPVNKAYPLEKLLPAIKAFNEKHGRMVTLEFILIEEVNDMIEQAEKLRDIARDLHAHVNLIPYNTVEGLPWKRPSNTRLERFADVLRDARISVTLRREKGHDIDAACGQLRLKTEKDRELASA; encoded by the coding sequence ATGAAGTTCACGCCCGCCAAGCCGCCGCTCACCGGCGAGACCCTCGACACCCTCACCACTCGCCTCCGCGAGAAGGGCGAGCCGGCTTTCCGCGCGAAACAAATCCTCGAGTGGGTCTATAAAAAACGCGCCCGCACCTGGGATGACATGACCAACCTCTCCAAGCCGCTCCGCACGTGGCTCGACGAGACGTTCGAACTCATGCCCGCCTCCCTCGTTCTTGGCAAACAGTCCACCGACGTCACCGACAAGCTCCTCCTCGAGATGGGCGACCGCTCCCTCATCGAGACGGTTATTATTCGCGTCCCCCAAGAAGGCGTCGGCCTCGACGAGTCGCGTAAGACCATTTGTATTTCCACGCAGGTTGGCTGCGCCATGGCGTGTGCCTTCTGCGCCTCCGGCCTCGCCGGACTCAAGCGCGACCTCAACGCCGGCGAGATCGTCGCCCAACTCCTGCACGTTTGCTACCGCGAGGATGCCCGCACTCCCCGCGCCCGCATGGAGCTCGCCTCCTTCGACAACATCGTGGTCATGGGCATGGGCGAACCGCTCGCCAACTACGACAACATCATCCGTGCCCTCACCATCGTGAACGCCGAATGGGGACTCGGCGTCGGCGCCCGCCGCATCACGTTGTCCACGTCAGGCCTCGTTCCGAAAATCCTCAAGCTCGCCGAAGAGCCCCTCGGCATCCGCCTCGCCATCTCGCTTCACGGCGCGACCAACGAGGTCCGCGAGAAGATCATGCCCGTCAACAAGGCCTACCCGCTGGAAAAACTCCTCCCCGCGATCAAGGCCTTTAACGAAAAGCACGGCCGCATGGTGACGCTCGAGTTCATCCTCATCGAGGAAGTGAACGACATGATCGAGCAGGCCGAAAAGCTCCGCGACATCGCCCGCGACCTGCACGCCCACGTGAATCTCATCCCGTATAACACCGTGGAAGGGCTCCCTTGGAAACGCCCCTCAAACACGCGTCTGGAACGGTTCGCCGACGTCCTCCGCGACGCCCGCATCTCCGTCACCTTGCGCCGTGAAAAAGGCCACGACATCGACGCCGCCTGCGGACAACTCCGCCTCAAAACCGAGAAAGACCGCGAGCTCGCCAGCGCCTAG
- the leuA gene encoding 2-isopropylmalate synthase, whose protein sequence is MQSAPVTKYRPFPPVNLPDRQWPGRVIERAPTWCSVDLRDGNQALAQPMNVEEKIEFFDMLVKIGFKEIEVGFPSASQIEFDFCRRLIEENRIPADVSIQILCQCREELITRSLEALKGAKNVIFHLYNSTSPKQRDYVFGASKADIVAIAVKGVSLLKKHGQALIDAGTNLRLEYSPESFTSTELEFALEICEAVSDAWQPTKANKIILNLPATVEYATPNVHADQIEWMCTHLTRREATIVSLHTHNDRGTGVAATELALLAGADRVEGTLFGNGERTGNLDLVVVALNLYTHGIDPKLDFSDINHIRDVYERCTRMEIHPRHPYAGELVFTAFSGSHQDAIKKSWPHQSPDRPWDVIYIPIDPADIGRSYKAIIRINSQSGKGGVAYILENEFGYQLPKLMHKEIGKVVNDLADSKGAELTPQDIHDVFVREYIDRVSPVALREFRTMERTSTVTCQADLLAYGVEKIVTGTGNGPIDAFVQSLRAAGLPKFELVSYSEHSLGSGAEARAVSYIQIKTERGTTFFGAGIDTNIELASIKAVVSALNRALDKK, encoded by the coding sequence ATGCAATCCGCTCCCGTCACGAAATACCGTCCGTTTCCTCCCGTAAACCTGCCCGACCGCCAGTGGCCCGGCCGCGTCATCGAACGCGCCCCGACGTGGTGCAGCGTTGACCTGCGCGATGGCAATCAAGCCCTCGCCCAGCCCATGAACGTCGAAGAGAAAATCGAGTTCTTCGATATGCTGGTGAAAATCGGCTTCAAGGAAATCGAAGTCGGCTTCCCTTCTGCGTCCCAGATCGAATTCGATTTCTGCCGCCGCCTCATCGAGGAAAACCGCATACCCGCCGATGTCTCCATCCAGATCCTCTGCCAGTGCCGCGAGGAGCTCATCACGCGTTCCCTCGAGGCATTGAAGGGCGCGAAGAACGTCATTTTTCACCTCTACAACTCCACGTCGCCCAAGCAGCGCGATTACGTGTTCGGCGCGTCCAAGGCCGACATCGTGGCCATCGCCGTCAAGGGCGTGTCGTTGCTGAAAAAGCACGGACAGGCGTTGATTGACGCCGGCACGAACCTGCGCCTCGAGTATTCGCCCGAGAGTTTCACGAGCACCGAGTTGGAATTCGCCTTGGAAATCTGCGAGGCCGTCTCGGACGCCTGGCAGCCCACTAAGGCCAACAAGATCATCCTCAACCTGCCCGCGACCGTCGAGTATGCGACGCCCAACGTCCACGCCGACCAGATCGAGTGGATGTGCACGCACCTCACGCGCCGTGAAGCGACCATCGTGTCGTTGCACACTCACAACGACCGTGGCACCGGCGTCGCTGCCACCGAGCTCGCATTGCTGGCCGGCGCCGACCGCGTCGAGGGCACACTCTTCGGCAACGGTGAGCGCACCGGCAACCTCGACCTGGTCGTCGTCGCGTTGAATCTCTACACGCACGGCATCGACCCGAAGCTCGACTTCAGCGACATCAACCACATCCGCGATGTCTACGAGCGTTGCACGCGCATGGAAATCCATCCGCGCCATCCTTACGCCGGCGAACTGGTTTTCACCGCCTTCAGTGGCTCGCATCAGGACGCCATCAAGAAGTCGTGGCCCCACCAGAGCCCGGACCGTCCGTGGGATGTCATCTACATCCCCATCGATCCGGCTGACATCGGCCGCAGCTACAAGGCGATCATCCGCATCAACTCGCAATCGGGCAAAGGCGGCGTCGCCTACATCCTCGAAAACGAGTTCGGCTATCAGTTGCCCAAGCTCATGCACAAGGAGATCGGCAAAGTCGTCAACGACCTCGCTGACTCCAAGGGCGCCGAGCTCACGCCGCAGGACATCCACGACGTATTCGTTCGCGAATACATCGACCGCGTGTCGCCGGTCGCGTTGCGCGAATTCCGCACCATGGAGCGCACCAGCACGGTCACCTGCCAGGCCGACTTACTCGCCTATGGCGTTGAGAAAATCGTCACCGGCACCGGCAACGGCCCGATCGATGCCTTCGTGCAATCCTTGCGCGCCGCCGGCCTGCCCAAGTTCGAACTCGTCAGCTACTCCGAGCACTCGCTCGGCAGCGGTGCCGAGGCGCGCGCGGTCAGCTACATCCAGATCAAAACCGAGCGCGGCACCACGTTCTTCGGCGCGGGCATCGACACCAACATCGAGCTCGCCTCGATCAAGGCCGTCGTCAGCGCACTGAACCGCGCCCTCGACAAAAAGTAA
- a CDS encoding 2-oxoglutarate dehydrogenase E1 component: MNSLSLPTRANSEVIEAAYNAWLNNPDSVDPTWRAFFQGFALGSNGSGLAAVGASPVNVLDSSKQAQVLRLINAYRAHGHMQAHLDPLSPPPSPFPRLNYQHFGLTEADLNESFSVGNFKSGGQMKLSALITALNETYCGHIGVEYLYMQDLDARDWLQSRMEATHNRPSFTRDQKVRILRRLHKAELFEKFLHTRFVGQKRFSLEGGETMIAAFDAMIEYSPEVGVEEIVMGMAHRGRLSVLTNILRKPFDVLFEQFSENYIPNTVGGDGDVKYHLGYEAELKTTSGKTVEVRLAANPSHLEIVNPVVEGKARARQRIRGDVERRRVCPFLIHGDAAFAGQGVIAEALNFSQLPGYRTGGTVHLVINNQIGFTTQPADARSTRYCTDVAKLIEAPVFHVNGDDPEAVCYVTRLALEFRVKFQRDVVIDMYCYRRHGHNEADEPAFTQPVLYKKIAAHPLISTPYSERLIKEDTLSAAGAEAIKAEYTAAMEASFEKAKAAEAATAAAGQTTSPFTGSTAIFQPGYSHVPVPTGVSADTLTKVVNGLTKIPSNFKINPKIKRILETRIQAHKEGGPVDWGFGEALAFGTLLTEGTPVRLSGQDCERGTFSHRHAVLYDSDTREKYVPLLNIDDKQERFCVYNSLLSEAAVLGFDYGYSLDYPQMLCIWEAQFGDFANGAQVVIDQFLASSESKWQRMSGIVLLLPHGYEGQGPEHSSARLERFLQLCAEDNMQVANITTPANYFHALRRQMKRDFRKPLIIMSPKSLLRSPAATSKMEDFTTGAFQEIIDDPSAPKTAKRLILCSGKVYYDLDAYRTANKITDTAIVRVEQLYPLHKDKLAEVAKTYGKTKLIWCQEESQNNGAWTFIAPELETIFGRKAAYIGRDASASPAVGSLAIHKRELAAFLKDAFAI, from the coding sequence ATGAACTCCCTGTCCCTCCCCACGCGCGCCAACTCCGAAGTCATCGAAGCGGCCTACAACGCATGGCTCAATAACCCCGACTCCGTCGATCCGACGTGGCGCGCCTTCTTCCAAGGTTTTGCCCTCGGCAGCAACGGCTCCGGTCTCGCCGCCGTCGGCGCGTCTCCGGTGAACGTCCTGGACAGCTCGAAACAGGCGCAAGTTCTCCGCCTCATCAACGCCTACCGCGCCCACGGTCACATGCAGGCGCATCTCGATCCGCTCAGCCCGCCGCCCTCCCCTTTCCCCCGTCTTAACTACCAGCACTTCGGCCTGACCGAGGCCGACCTCAACGAGTCTTTCTCCGTCGGCAATTTCAAGAGCGGCGGCCAGATGAAGCTCAGCGCGCTCATCACCGCGCTGAACGAAACCTACTGCGGTCACATCGGCGTCGAGTATCTCTACATGCAGGATCTCGATGCGCGCGACTGGCTCCAGTCCCGCATGGAGGCCACGCACAACCGTCCGTCGTTCACCCGCGACCAGAAGGTCCGCATCCTCCGTCGCCTCCATAAGGCCGAGCTCTTCGAGAAATTCCTCCACACGCGCTTCGTTGGCCAGAAGCGTTTCTCCCTCGAAGGTGGCGAAACCATGATCGCGGCGTTCGATGCCATGATCGAATACAGCCCCGAGGTCGGCGTCGAAGAGATCGTCATGGGCATGGCCCATCGCGGCCGTCTCAGCGTCCTCACCAACATCCTTCGCAAGCCGTTCGACGTCCTCTTCGAGCAGTTCTCGGAAAACTACATTCCCAACACCGTCGGCGGCGACGGCGACGTGAAATACCATCTCGGCTACGAGGCCGAGCTCAAGACCACCTCCGGCAAGACCGTCGAGGTCCGCCTCGCCGCCAACCCGTCGCACTTGGAAATCGTCAACCCCGTGGTCGAGGGCAAGGCCCGCGCACGCCAGCGCATCCGTGGCGATGTCGAGCGCCGTCGCGTATGCCCTTTCCTGATACACGGCGACGCCGCGTTCGCCGGCCAGGGCGTGATCGCCGAGGCCCTTAACTTCTCCCAGCTCCCCGGCTACCGCACCGGCGGCACCGTCCACCTGGTCATCAACAACCAGATCGGCTTCACCACCCAGCCTGCCGACGCCCGTTCGACGCGTTACTGCACCGACGTCGCCAAGCTCATCGAAGCCCCCGTGTTCCACGTCAACGGCGACGACCCCGAGGCCGTCTGCTACGTGACGCGTCTCGCCCTCGAATTCCGCGTGAAGTTCCAGCGCGACGTCGTGATCGACATGTATTGCTACCGCCGCCACGGCCACAACGAGGCCGACGAACCCGCGTTCACCCAGCCGGTTCTCTACAAGAAGATCGCCGCCCACCCGCTCATCTCCACGCCTTACTCCGAGCGCCTGATCAAGGAAGACACGCTGAGCGCTGCCGGTGCCGAGGCCATCAAAGCCGAATACACCGCCGCGATGGAAGCGTCCTTCGAGAAGGCCAAGGCCGCCGAGGCCGCCACCGCCGCCGCCGGCCAGACCACCAGTCCGTTCACCGGCTCCACTGCGATCTTCCAACCCGGTTACAGCCACGTTCCCGTGCCCACCGGCGTCTCCGCCGACACGCTCACGAAGGTTGTCAACGGCCTCACCAAGATCCCGTCCAACTTTAAGATCAACCCGAAGATCAAGCGTATCCTTGAGACACGCATCCAGGCCCACAAGGAAGGTGGTCCGGTTGACTGGGGCTTCGGCGAAGCGCTCGCGTTCGGCACCCTCCTCACTGAGGGCACGCCCGTCCGCCTCAGCGGCCAGGACTGCGAACGCGGCACCTTCAGCCACCGCCACGCCGTTCTCTACGACTCCGACACCCGCGAGAAATACGTCCCGCTCCTCAACATCGACGACAAGCAGGAGCGTTTCTGCGTTTACAACTCCCTGCTCTCGGAGGCCGCCGTGCTCGGCTTCGATTACGGCTACTCGCTCGATTACCCCCAGATGCTCTGCATTTGGGAAGCCCAGTTCGGCGACTTCGCCAACGGTGCCCAGGTCGTAATCGACCAGTTCCTCGCCTCCTCCGAATCGAAATGGCAGCGCATGAGCGGAATCGTCCTCCTCCTGCCTCACGGCTACGAGGGTCAGGGCCCTGAGCATTCTTCCGCCCGTCTCGAACGCTTCCTCCAGCTGTGCGCCGAGGACAACATGCAGGTCGCCAATATCACCACTCCGGCGAACTACTTCCACGCGCTGCGCCGCCAGATGAAACGCGACTTCCGCAAGCCGCTCATCATCATGTCGCCCAAGTCTCTTCTGCGTTCCCCTGCCGCCACCTCGAAGATGGAGGATTTCACCACCGGCGCATTCCAGGAGATCATCGACGATCCGAGCGCACCGAAAACCGCCAAGCGCCTGATCCTCTGTTCCGGTAAGGTTTACTACGACTTGGACGCCTATCGCACGGCCAACAAAATCACCGACACCGCCATCGTGCGCGTCGAGCAGTTGTATCCGTTGCACAAGGACAAGCTCGCCGAGGTCGCCAAGACCTACGGCAAGACGAAGCTCATCTGGTGTCAGGAAGAGTCCCAGAACAACGGTGCCTGGACCTTCATCGCTCCCGAATTGGAGACGATCTTCGGACGCAAGGCCGCCTACATCGGTCGCGACGCCTCCGCCTCCCCGGCCGTCGGCTCGCTCGCCATCCACAAACGCGAACTCGCCGCCTTCCTCAAGGACGCGTTCGCGATCTGA
- a CDS encoding RNA polymerase sigma factor, whose amino-acid sequence MPPDEETFDLAGCLSRVRASDQRAARDLVEHLHPMVIRIVRARLPRRVAEEDLTQEIFLKMFTRIAQYQGNVPFPHWVSRIAVTTCIDHLRAQKRRPEFRWADLSENEADVLDAVLTSENDVAAGDAMAAHELVHKLLGQLKPDDRLVLQLLDLEQKTLAEVGVLTGWNITLIKVRAFRARRKLQKLFVELKKKERA is encoded by the coding sequence ATGCCCCCCGACGAAGAGACCTTTGACCTTGCCGGTTGTCTCTCGAGGGTGCGTGCGTCCGACCAGCGGGCGGCTCGGGATCTGGTTGAACATCTGCACCCGATGGTTATTCGCATCGTCCGCGCCCGCCTCCCGCGCCGCGTCGCCGAGGAAGATCTCACCCAGGAGATTTTTTTAAAAATGTTCACGCGCATCGCACAGTATCAGGGCAACGTGCCTTTCCCTCATTGGGTCTCGCGCATCGCGGTGACGACCTGCATCGACCACCTGCGCGCCCAAAAACGCCGCCCCGAGTTTCGTTGGGCCGACCTTTCTGAAAACGAGGCCGACGTCCTGGATGCCGTGCTCACGAGCGAGAATGACGTCGCCGCCGGTGATGCAATGGCCGCCCACGAACTGGTTCATAAGTTGCTGGGTCAGCTCAAGCCCGACGACCGCCTCGTCCTCCAGCTGCTCGACCTCGAGCAAAAAACCCTGGCCGAAGTGGGCGTGCTCACCGGCTGGAACATCACTCTCATCAAAGTCCGCGCTTTTCGAGCGCGGCGGAAATTGCAAAAGCTGTTTGTGGAATTAAAGAAAAAGGAACGCGCATGA
- a CDS encoding translation initiation factor, with amino-acid sequence MSKDKISTDGGQNLGQNPFGGLGGLSFPAGNPVPRANALLPANEAKTAKNRGRVEVLRMTAGRGGKTVTVARAFVGIGLPEKEQLAKKIQKACGSGGTVKDGQIEIQGDQREVVARVLTEAGFRPVMAGG; translated from the coding sequence ATGAGCAAAGATAAGATCTCGACGGATGGAGGACAGAATCTGGGGCAAAATCCCTTTGGCGGACTCGGTGGACTGAGCTTTCCGGCGGGTAATCCGGTTCCTCGGGCGAATGCGCTGTTGCCGGCCAACGAAGCGAAAACCGCCAAGAATCGTGGCCGTGTAGAAGTGTTGCGCATGACGGCTGGACGCGGCGGCAAAACGGTGACGGTGGCGCGGGCGTTTGTCGGGATCGGTCTGCCGGAAAAAGAACAGCTCGCGAAAAAAATACAGAAGGCGTGCGGCTCGGGCGGCACCGTGAAGGACGGGCAGATCGAGATTCAGGGCGACCAGCGCGAGGTCGTGGCGCGGGTGCTTACGGAGGCGGGATTCCGTCCGGTGATGGCGGGTGGGTGA